One Erpetoichthys calabaricus chromosome 8, fErpCal1.3, whole genome shotgun sequence DNA segment encodes these proteins:
- the LOC114656734 gene encoding transcription factor HES-5-like, producing MAPYALSNQPFSCQLTSADKKLRKPLVEKLRRDRINSSIEQLKALLEKEFQKHEPNSKLEKADVLEMTVNFLKQQMRPQVDYDRGYSRCLQETLHFLSLCSPHKDAQVQLINYFSGIPKAAEVPCCPTATSSPKQERPDPQGALWRPWQSS from the exons ATGGCTCCTTACGCTCTCAGCAACCAACCTTTCTCTTGCCAGCTCACGAGCGCTGACAAAAAA ttAAGGAAACCTCTGGTGGAGAAACTGCGAAGAGATCGCATCAATAGCAGCATCGAGCAGCTAAAAGCTCTGCTAGAGAAGGAGTTCCAGAAACACGAGCCCAACTCGAAGCTCGAGAAAGCTGATGTTCTGGAGATGACCGTGAATTTCTTGAAGCAGCAGATGAGGCCACAGGTGGACTATGATCGGGGCTACTCCAGATGTCTTCAGGAGACCCTACATTTCTTGTCCTTATGTTCGCCTCACAAAGATGCACAAGTCCAGCTGATCAATTACTTCAGTGGAATTCCAAAAGCAGCCGAAGTGCCCTGCTGCCCGACTGCGACATCCTCTCCAAAGCAAGAACGACCTGATCCGCAAGGTGCGCTCTGGCGGCCTTGGCAGAGCAGCTAA